From Pedobacter indicus, a single genomic window includes:
- a CDS encoding UbiD family decarboxylase → MGYKTFEECVSDLERNGHLIRIKEEVDPYLEMAAIHLRVYENQGPALYFENIKNSKFPAVSNLFGTLDRSRFIFRDTLDHVKRLVELRSNPLKGLKSPIKSVKSLGVGFGALPLKSRSNPPIMFGRARIDELPQIVNWPDDGGAFITMPQVYTEDIEKPGPMKANMGMYRIQLSGNDYQFNREVGLHYQLHRGIGIHQTKANQLGKPLKVSIFVGGPPAHPLAAVMPLPEGLPELAFAGALGNRRFRYFYDKEGFCISADADFVITGTVYPNENKPEGPFGDHLGYYSLVHPFPVMKVHNVYHKKNAIWSFTVVGRPPQEDTSFGALIHDITGSAIPQEIDGLHAVHAVDAAGVHPLLFAIGSERYTPYLKDKIPQETLTIANQILGKNQLSLAKFLFISSHDDNPHLDIHDIPAFLTHILERIDPTRDLHFQTKTTIDTLDYTGEGLNSGSKVVIAGVGDKKRDLVTEYPSTFPSVRDFSHFKLVLPGVVAVESPRFDGYSEEQARLKAYTTILEENIDLLKGVGLIVLCDDADFVAANINNFVWTTFTRSNPSHDIYGVGSFTEYKHWGCRGPIIIDARKKPHHAPELIKDPKVEARVDQLGSKAGSLYGII, encoded by the coding sequence ATGGGATACAAAACCTTTGAAGAATGTGTAAGTGATTTGGAACGCAATGGTCACCTAATCAGAATTAAAGAAGAGGTTGACCCTTATTTAGAAATGGCCGCCATTCACCTTCGAGTTTACGAGAATCAAGGGCCTGCACTTTACTTCGAGAATATTAAGAATAGTAAATTTCCGGCTGTATCCAATCTGTTTGGTACGTTAGATCGTTCACGTTTTATTTTTAGAGATACGTTGGATCATGTGAAGCGTCTGGTTGAATTACGGTCAAATCCTTTAAAAGGGCTTAAATCACCTATCAAATCTGTTAAATCTTTAGGTGTAGGGTTTGGTGCTCTTCCGTTGAAGTCGAGATCGAACCCACCGATTATGTTTGGAAGAGCCCGGATAGACGAGCTTCCACAAATCGTTAACTGGCCTGATGATGGTGGAGCCTTTATAACAATGCCACAAGTATATACCGAGGATATTGAGAAACCTGGCCCGATGAAAGCGAATATGGGGATGTATCGGATCCAACTTAGTGGAAATGACTATCAGTTCAATCGGGAGGTTGGTCTGCATTATCAATTGCATCGAGGTATTGGGATTCATCAAACCAAAGCAAACCAATTGGGGAAACCCTTAAAAGTCAGCATTTTTGTTGGCGGGCCACCTGCTCATCCTTTAGCAGCGGTCATGCCATTGCCAGAAGGGTTACCTGAATTGGCATTCGCAGGAGCTTTGGGCAATCGAAGGTTTCGATATTTTTATGACAAGGAGGGCTTTTGTATCTCAGCAGACGCTGATTTTGTTATTACAGGAACTGTGTACCCAAACGAGAACAAACCTGAAGGGCCTTTTGGGGATCATCTTGGGTATTATAGCTTGGTACATCCGTTTCCGGTTATGAAAGTTCACAATGTATATCATAAGAAGAATGCGATCTGGTCTTTTACGGTTGTTGGAAGACCTCCGCAGGAAGATACCAGCTTCGGAGCACTTATTCATGATATTACAGGTTCTGCTATTCCTCAAGAGATTGATGGTCTCCATGCGGTTCACGCTGTAGATGCTGCTGGAGTACATCCGCTACTTTTTGCAATTGGGAGTGAAAGATATACCCCTTACTTGAAAGATAAGATACCCCAAGAGACGTTGACGATAGCGAATCAAATCCTTGGAAAAAACCAACTGAGTTTGGCGAAGTTTCTTTTTATTTCATCTCACGATGATAACCCTCATCTGGATATTCACGATATCCCTGCTTTTTTGACACATATATTGGAAAGGATTGATCCGACCAGGGACTTGCATTTCCAAACTAAAACTACTATTGACACGCTCGACTATACGGGTGAAGGTCTTAATTCAGGTTCGAAGGTTGTGATAGCTGGTGTAGGCGATAAAAAAAGAGACTTAGTAACTGAATACCCCTCTACTTTTCCGTCAGTTCGCGACTTTAGTCATTTTAAGTTGGTATTGCCGGGCGTGGTAGCTGTCGAGTCTCCACGTTTTGATGGATATTCTGAAGAACAAGCACGTCTAAAAGCATATACAACGATTTTAGAAGAGAATATAGATTTATTAAAAGGTGTAGGGTTGATTGTTCTTTGTGATGATGCTGACTTTGTGGCGGCAAACATTAATAATTTTGTGTGGACTACTTTTACGAGGAGCAATCCGTCGCACGATATTTACGGTGTTGGTAGTTTTACGGAGTATAAACACTGGGGCTGTCGTGGTCCGATAATAATCGACGCCAGGAAAAAGCCACATCATGCGCCTGAACTTATTAAAGACCCTAAAGTAGAAGCTAGAGTTGATCAATTGGGGTCGAAAGCCGGGTCTTTATATGGGATAATATAG
- a CDS encoding DUF6686 family protein has protein sequence MCIQFNQLEELYKSDIGEFCQCSRKNCYRLTFRGERFDLTVSDFLSFKKEIDAIDIVAILTDSSCKSDTIIVNSYRTKRFLILSILEVIQLKELLRAAKFMVQLNSMIHECLKCPLTCPLVDQRLQASQ, from the coding sequence ATGTGTATCCAGTTTAATCAACTAGAAGAATTATACAAATCAGATATTGGCGAGTTCTGTCAATGCAGTCGTAAAAATTGTTATCGTTTGACGTTTCGGGGCGAGCGGTTCGATTTAACGGTATCGGACTTTCTCTCGTTTAAGAAAGAGATTGATGCGATTGATATCGTAGCTATACTAACTGATTCCTCCTGCAAGTCGGATACGATCATTGTCAATTCTTATAGGACGAAGCGATTTCTTATTCTAAGTATTTTAGAAGTTATTCAATTGAAGGAATTGTTACGGGCGGCAAAGTTTATGGTTCAACTGAACAGTATGATTCACGAGTGCCTGAAGTGTCCTCTTACATGCCCTTTGGTTGACCAACGTCTCCAAGCAAGTCAATAA
- a CDS encoding ferritin, with translation MKDLLRLKTSLREDIENLLNEQIQLEAHSSSIYLAMSSWCDDQGLDFSSGFFERQSAEERNHMLKIFKYVNDRGGRAISPEIKNIPKDFESFRSVFESALEQEMHVTQQLNNIADKCMKVKDYVTFQFLQWFLEEQIEEEYVARRILEMFDVIGEEGTGRWEIDKHVQKVAYLEE, from the coding sequence ATGAAAGATCTACTTCGTTTAAAAACTTCACTGAGAGAAGATATAGAAAACTTACTGAATGAGCAAATTCAATTAGAAGCCCATTCTTCATCAATCTATTTAGCCATGTCATCGTGGTGCGATGATCAGGGATTGGATTTCAGCTCTGGTTTTTTCGAAAGGCAATCAGCTGAAGAAAGAAACCACATGCTAAAGATCTTTAAATATGTAAATGATCGTGGAGGTAGAGCCATTTCTCCAGAGATTAAAAACATCCCAAAAGACTTTGAATCATTCCGATCAGTATTTGAGTCGGCTTTAGAACAGGAAATGCATGTGACGCAGCAATTGAACAATATTGCTGATAAATGTATGAAAGTAAAAGACTATGTGACATTCCAGTTTTTGCAATGGTTCTTAGAGGAGCAGATAGAGGAAGAATACGTGGCACGGCGGATACTTGAGATGTTTGATGTAATTGGGGAAGAGGGTACCGGACGTTGGGAAATTGACAAACACGTTCAGAAGGTTGCTTATTTAGAAGAGTAA
- a CDS encoding TonB-dependent receptor codes for MRFGLCFLLILLSFLTYGQQTRSVSGTVQDTSNVNLEGVNVRLISASDTLSTTTDASGKFYFEEVRSADFRLVFSLLGFQLQDNFYRVNPLYLSNQLITVILKPQRNILKEVVVFAVPIEIKGDTVQYNAAAYQFGEGALLEELLKKLQGVEVKRSGKVVAHGVPVSRVKVNNKDFFGGDVLTATRNLPAEIVENIQVIDDYGDQANFTGIKGSSPEKIINITIKEDRNRGMFGQVTTGLGTDHRYLGSVSANSFDNERQLSVLGSVNNTNSSLFSFGDVTGAGGRESTSSDLSSMIETDDGINKTNSVGLNFRNTLSEKITMYGGYVFVNRANETKGSTDITSNFQSGAIVSEETRDLNSVNDRHTLVWNVESKLSDRTYLKVSPNLSYQMSNGDSDGASLIESGFLTTSRQIWSADESFSPRGDLDVFFNHRFKKEGRRFGMTIHGDLSEDDKENSVSESNIHIDSSYTDPLRRVERYSQSLFNDRDVKNFSLQGSFIEPIGDRSIIELNFEHTYASYNNSRKTINIGNYGSTLPVSDSTRLNYEYQYQIDRVGFNFQYNDDQTTYTIGFGLQPTILRGHAHRDTATNRYDMNLIPSLRVAYRINKFSNFSIYYQGKNNQPDFSQIQPIQDRTNSQNIVFGNPLLKSEFINQISLQYRSFDLKSGNSFFSNFTFQNIKDKIVVNRVSVPNTTKQWTSFQNTSGYFDANAYYLYSLSLIEEVLNINLSGSAIYTNNISFINYQKNKGRYLVYTQGLQTSLMQEDWLDLDVRGSYTLNHTANSLASLQDHVASTWMFGMGGKTYFGNWAFSFDISQRVNNGYSDFVNANPTILNAYFERTFLKNNRGALRIQAYDLFNQNTGVSHDVYGNETYQTRNNRLGRYFLVSLNFRLQKFPDLK; via the coding sequence ATGCGCTTTGGTTTATGTTTCTTATTGATCCTATTATCGTTTCTGACCTATGGGCAGCAAACAAGGTCAGTTAGTGGAACTGTTCAGGACACATCAAACGTAAATTTGGAAGGAGTCAACGTTCGATTAATATCTGCTTCTGATACATTGTCAACGACAACTGATGCGAGTGGCAAGTTTTATTTTGAAGAAGTAAGGTCTGCTGATTTTCGTTTGGTTTTTAGTTTACTAGGTTTTCAACTCCAAGATAATTTTTATCGTGTAAATCCGCTATATCTTAGCAATCAGTTAATAACAGTGATTTTAAAGCCTCAGCGCAATATCCTTAAGGAGGTAGTGGTGTTCGCAGTACCGATTGAAATTAAAGGAGATACGGTGCAATACAATGCTGCAGCTTACCAATTTGGAGAAGGGGCCTTATTAGAAGAGCTTTTAAAGAAACTACAAGGAGTTGAGGTTAAAAGATCAGGAAAAGTGGTAGCGCACGGGGTCCCCGTTTCGAGAGTAAAGGTGAATAACAAAGATTTTTTCGGAGGGGATGTATTGACTGCTACACGAAATTTGCCGGCCGAGATAGTTGAAAATATACAAGTAATCGATGATTATGGAGACCAGGCCAATTTTACTGGAATAAAAGGTTCTTCTCCCGAAAAGATCATCAATATTACGATCAAGGAAGACCGTAACCGCGGTATGTTTGGGCAAGTGACTACAGGGCTGGGCACAGATCATCGATACTTGGGAAGTGTTTCGGCCAACAGTTTCGATAACGAAAGGCAGTTGTCGGTACTGGGATCGGTTAATAATACGAATTCAAGTTTATTTAGTTTTGGTGATGTCACGGGTGCTGGAGGGCGTGAAAGTACTAGTTCTGATCTGAGTAGTATGATCGAGACAGATGATGGGATTAATAAAACGAATTCAGTCGGGTTAAATTTTCGGAATACACTTTCTGAGAAAATCACAATGTACGGTGGTTACGTTTTTGTAAATCGGGCAAATGAGACTAAAGGAAGTACGGATATTACGAGTAATTTTCAGAGTGGCGCCATTGTTAGTGAAGAAACACGAGACTTAAACTCAGTTAATGACAGGCATACATTGGTCTGGAATGTAGAGTCAAAATTGTCGGATCGCACTTACCTGAAGGTAAGTCCTAATTTATCATATCAGATGAGCAATGGGGATTCGGATGGAGCTAGCCTTATTGAAAGTGGTTTTTTAACAACGTCAAGGCAAATTTGGAGTGCCGATGAGTCCTTTTCGCCACGGGGTGACCTGGATGTGTTTTTTAATCATCGTTTTAAAAAGGAAGGGAGGCGTTTTGGTATGACAATACACGGTGATTTGAGTGAAGATGACAAAGAGAACAGCGTAAGTGAATCTAATATTCATATTGATTCGAGTTATACCGATCCGTTACGAAGGGTTGAGCGTTATAGCCAATCTTTGTTTAACGATCGTGACGTGAAGAATTTTTCCTTACAAGGTTCATTTATCGAGCCAATTGGGGACAGAAGCATCATCGAATTAAATTTTGAACACACGTATGCCTCCTATAATAACAGTAGAAAGACAATCAACATTGGTAACTATGGTTCGACTTTGCCGGTTTCTGACTCTACAAGACTAAATTATGAATATCAGTATCAGATTGATCGCGTGGGATTTAATTTCCAATATAATGATGATCAAACTACATATACTATCGGTTTCGGACTGCAACCCACAATATTACGAGGGCATGCGCACAGGGACACTGCGACGAATCGATATGATATGAACCTGATTCCCAGTCTACGAGTGGCATATAGGATAAATAAGTTTAGTAATTTTTCGATATACTACCAGGGGAAAAATAATCAACCTGATTTTTCGCAGATACAACCTATTCAGGACCGGACAAACTCTCAGAATATTGTGTTTGGAAATCCCTTATTGAAGAGCGAATTTATTAATCAAATAAGTTTGCAGTATCGTAGTTTTGATTTGAAATCGGGCAATTCGTTTTTTAGTAATTTTACTTTTCAGAATATTAAAGATAAAATCGTTGTTAACCGTGTGTCCGTTCCAAATACTACAAAACAATGGACCAGCTTTCAAAACACCTCCGGATATTTTGATGCCAATGCGTATTATCTTTATTCCCTCTCGTTAATTGAGGAGGTATTGAATATCAATCTTAGTGGGTCGGCTATCTACACTAATAATATATCGTTTATTAACTATCAGAAGAATAAAGGTCGTTACTTGGTATATACGCAAGGCTTGCAAACTTCATTGATGCAAGAAGACTGGTTAGATTTGGATGTCAGAGGGTCTTATACACTGAATCATACGGCTAACTCTTTGGCATCCTTACAGGATCATGTTGCCAGTACGTGGATGTTTGGTATGGGTGGCAAGACCTATTTTGGGAATTGGGCCTTTAGTTTTGATATATCGCAACGGGTGAATAATGGCTATAGCGACTTTGTCAATGCAAATCCTACTATCTTGAACGCATATTTTGAAAGAACTTTTCTGAAAAATAATCGTGGGGCGTTACGTATACAAGCTTATGATCTATTTAACCAAAATACGGGCGTAAGTCATGATGTATATGGCAATGAAACTTACCAAACTCGTAATAATCGACTTGGGCGTTATTTTTTAGTGTCCTTAAATTTCCGTTTACAAAAATTTCCAGATCTTAAATAA
- a CDS encoding NAD(P)H-quinone oxidoreductase — translation MKAIQYDSPGEASVLYVTELDPPTCRPHEVLIRVKASGINRPDIFQRRGNYNAPAGTVQNIPGLEVSGTVTATGSHVSRLNIGDDVCAILSGGGYSDTVCVDERLCMIKPSNLSFTEAASLPETVLTVWHNVFQRGGLSKDESILVHGGSGGIGITAIQLARIFGKQVYVTAGSDEKCNACVNLGATEAINYQQKDFEKVLQDKTIDIILDMIGGSYFAKNIRLLNTEGRLIYINAMEGAKVELNIMEVMKKRLTISGSTLRSRTIEFKGSLCREVEKYLWPKIEQGQFVPVIDRTFSYENVGDAHRYLENGQHFGKIVLTW, via the coding sequence ATGAAAGCGATACAATATGATTCGCCAGGCGAGGCAAGCGTCCTCTATGTTACTGAGCTTGATCCTCCAACTTGTCGGCCTCACGAAGTACTAATTAGGGTGAAAGCTTCGGGAATTAATCGACCGGACATATTTCAACGACGTGGCAATTATAATGCACCTGCTGGAACTGTGCAAAATATTCCTGGTTTGGAGGTGAGTGGGACCGTTACTGCCACTGGTAGCCACGTGAGTCGTTTGAATATTGGCGATGATGTATGTGCTATACTTAGTGGTGGCGGATATTCGGATACGGTGTGTGTCGACGAACGTTTGTGTATGATAAAGCCATCAAATCTTTCTTTTACCGAGGCGGCGTCTTTGCCGGAAACAGTTTTAACCGTGTGGCATAATGTATTTCAGCGAGGCGGTCTCTCGAAGGATGAGTCGATTTTGGTTCATGGCGGAAGTGGTGGGATTGGTATAACAGCAATCCAGCTAGCACGGATTTTTGGGAAACAGGTATACGTTACAGCCGGGTCTGACGAAAAATGCAATGCCTGTGTTAATTTGGGCGCTACAGAGGCCATCAATTATCAGCAAAAGGACTTTGAAAAAGTTTTACAGGATAAAACGATTGACATTATTTTAGATATGATCGGAGGGAGTTACTTTGCAAAAAATATTCGCTTACTTAATACCGAAGGTAGATTAATCTATATCAACGCGATGGAGGGAGCAAAGGTTGAACTGAATATTATGGAAGTGATGAAGAAAAGACTAACTATCTCGGGCAGCACCCTGCGCAGTCGAACTATTGAATTCAAAGGTTCTCTGTGCCGTGAGGTGGAGAAGTATCTATGGCCGAAAATTGAACAAGGTCAGTTCGTGCCGGTGATAGATCGTACGTTTTCGTATGAAAACGTTGGTGATGCACATCGATATCTTGAGAACGGGCAACATTTTGGAAAAATTGTCTTGACATGGTAA
- the guaA gene encoding glutamine-hydrolyzing GMP synthase, with the protein MQEKIIILDFGSQYTQLIARRVRELNVYCEIHPFNNPPEIGSDVKGVILSGSPYSVHQDDAPVFDYSAIHGSLPLLGVCYGAQYIANQSGGTVAPSEIREYGRASLQYIADNNPLFKNIQKDSVVWMSHGDTISKVPTNFQVLASTDHVRVAAYQIEGTQTYGIQFHPEVTHSADGKVLLENFLVDICHCSQDWTPDAFVENTIDSLKKEIGNDHVILALSGGVDSSVAAILLHQAIGDRLHCVFVDNGLLRKNEFEQVLDSYKHMGLNIKGVDAKARFYKQLEGVKDPERKRKIIGGIFIEVFDDAAHEIENQLPAGDTVKWLGQGTIYPDVIESISVNGPSATIKSHHNVGGLPDFMKLKVVEPLKTLFKDEVRRVGKALEMDPAILGRHPFPGPGLAIRILGDITAEKVRILQEADAIYIRNLREAGWYDKVWQAGAIFLPVQSVGVMGDERTYEHVICLRAVGSTDGMTADWIHLPYELLSKISNEIINHVKGINRVVYDISSKPPATIEWE; encoded by the coding sequence ATGCAAGAAAAGATTATCATCCTGGACTTTGGGTCACAATATACCCAATTAATTGCTCGTAGAGTAAGGGAACTAAACGTTTATTGTGAAATCCATCCGTTTAATAATCCGCCTGAAATAGGTTCTGATGTAAAAGGTGTTATATTATCTGGAAGTCCCTATTCCGTTCATCAGGATGATGCGCCTGTATTTGATTATTCTGCAATACATGGATCCTTACCTCTGCTTGGTGTTTGCTATGGTGCTCAATACATTGCCAATCAATCTGGAGGTACTGTTGCTCCGTCTGAGATTAGAGAATACGGAAGAGCTAGTTTGCAATATATCGCTGATAACAATCCTTTATTTAAAAACATCCAAAAGGACTCAGTAGTATGGATGTCACACGGAGATACGATCTCTAAAGTTCCAACTAATTTTCAGGTTTTAGCTAGTACTGATCATGTACGTGTGGCTGCATATCAGATTGAAGGAACACAAACCTACGGTATCCAGTTTCATCCTGAAGTAACACATAGTGCTGACGGAAAAGTATTGTTGGAAAATTTCTTAGTTGATATATGTCACTGTAGTCAAGATTGGACGCCGGACGCTTTTGTTGAAAATACAATTGACAGTTTAAAGAAAGAAATTGGTAATGACCATGTGATTCTTGCTCTTTCAGGCGGTGTAGACTCATCAGTTGCAGCTATATTATTACATCAGGCAATTGGTGATCGTTTACATTGTGTGTTTGTCGATAATGGACTGTTAAGGAAAAATGAGTTTGAACAAGTGCTGGACTCATATAAACATATGGGTTTAAACATCAAAGGTGTTGATGCGAAGGCAAGGTTTTACAAACAATTGGAGGGGGTTAAGGACCCTGAAAGAAAAAGAAAAATCATCGGCGGCATATTTATTGAAGTGTTTGACGATGCAGCTCATGAGATAGAAAATCAATTGCCAGCGGGTGATACCGTAAAATGGTTAGGACAAGGAACAATATATCCGGACGTGATCGAATCGATATCTGTTAATGGACCTTCGGCAACGATCAAGTCTCATCATAATGTGGGTGGACTACCTGATTTTATGAAATTAAAAGTGGTTGAGCCATTGAAGACTTTATTTAAAGACGAGGTAAGGAGGGTCGGAAAGGCATTGGAGATGGATCCTGCTATTTTGGGTAGACATCCTTTTCCGGGTCCGGGGTTGGCGATTCGCATATTGGGAGATATAACTGCGGAGAAAGTAAGAATTTTACAGGAAGCCGACGCAATTTATATCCGTAATTTGAGAGAAGCAGGATGGTATGACAAGGTATGGCAGGCGGGTGCGATTTTTCTACCGGTTCAGTCGGTTGGGGTGATGGGGGACGAAAGAACATATGAACATGTTATCTGTTTACGTGCAGTAGGCTCTACGGATGGAATGACAGCAGATTGGATTCACTTACCTTATGAGCTACTATCGAAAATATCTAATGAAATAATTAACCATGTCAAAGGAATCAACAGAGTTGTTTATGACATCAGTTCAAAGCCACCAGCGACAATTGAGTGGGAGTAG
- a CDS encoding type 1 periplasmic-binding domain-containing protein gives MTSVQSHQRQLSGSRVLIVLMVLVFLSSCSIFRPTAPPVKTEPKEEPIEPEEPKEVEKEETPVEPTVNSVVLLLPFQLNRIAGEPSREDVKRVSVPLDFYQGFKLAMDNLTQRGNNFKLTVLDSRDNAVENRRMAVSPEVQSADLIVGPIFPQEIEVFSSSSKAGHALQVSPLAASKPSQFMHPNLVSLIAPIDLHSFGIADYIEKIHRRDDQVILINKADEESVEFLTPLKRSFGEKGIQFTEVNDVNKVRDILNLVGNNIIVVGSTNKYAVNSILTGLVDLKDELDVKIDLFGHPNWSRGSFDTFNLELLNTKISTSFYVNADKSTVRDFQRKYRDEFKIEPTEYAYKGFDTGFFFGYMLAKYGKDYPQHLTEETYAGVQTDYRFERNSAWGYVNTFVRILEFNGYKYVPVN, from the coding sequence ATGACATCAGTTCAAAGCCACCAGCGACAATTGAGTGGGAGTAGGGTTCTAATAGTTCTGATGGTATTGGTGTTCTTAAGTAGTTGTTCTATTTTTAGACCAACTGCACCTCCGGTAAAAACGGAGCCGAAAGAAGAGCCCATTGAACCCGAAGAGCCGAAAGAAGTCGAAAAAGAAGAAACCCCGGTTGAACCTACTGTTAACTCCGTAGTTCTGTTACTTCCGTTTCAACTAAATCGTATAGCGGGAGAACCTAGTCGGGAGGACGTGAAGCGAGTATCTGTCCCTTTAGATTTCTACCAAGGGTTTAAACTTGCTATGGATAATCTTACTCAGCGAGGGAATAATTTTAAACTAACAGTATTGGATTCACGTGATAATGCGGTAGAGAATAGACGTATGGCGGTGAGTCCCGAAGTGCAGTCTGCCGACTTAATTGTCGGACCCATATTCCCTCAAGAAATAGAAGTTTTCTCTAGCTCATCGAAAGCGGGTCACGCCCTGCAGGTTTCACCGTTGGCGGCGTCAAAACCATCGCAGTTCATGCATCCAAATTTGGTAAGTCTGATAGCTCCCATAGATTTACATAGCTTCGGTATAGCAGACTATATTGAAAAGATTCATCGTCGTGATGATCAGGTGATTTTGATTAATAAAGCTGATGAAGAAAGTGTTGAATTTTTGACACCGTTAAAAAGAAGCTTTGGAGAAAAGGGTATCCAGTTTACGGAAGTTAATGATGTAAATAAGGTTCGTGATATTCTTAATTTGGTAGGTAACAATATTATAGTCGTAGGCTCCACGAATAAATATGCAGTAAACAGTATTTTAACTGGCCTTGTAGATCTAAAGGATGAATTGGATGTTAAGATCGATTTATTTGGACATCCAAATTGGAGTCGTGGTTCATTCGATACCTTTAACTTGGAGTTATTGAACACGAAAATTTCCACCTCATTTTATGTAAATGCTGATAAGTCGACTGTAAGAGATTTTCAACGAAAATATAGAGACGAATTTAAAATCGAGCCAACCGAATACGCCTACAAGGGTTTTGATACTGGTTTTTTCTTTGGGTACATGTTGGCTAAATACGGTAAAGACTATCCGCAACATTTGACAGAAGAAACCTATGCGGGTGTCCAAACAGACTATCGTTTCGAAAGGAACTCAGCTTGGGGTTATGTGAATACTTTCGTGCGTATATTAGAGTTTAATGGGTACAAATATGTACCGGTTAATTAG
- a CDS encoding RsmB/NOP family class I SAM-dependent RNA methyltransferase — protein sequence MNVKRLRQQISTFKNILDQYSFDIPLSRFLSNYFRRNKQMGSKDRKIARRLVFNYFRLGVAFPDYELEAKLAIAEYLCTNSSDFVELLEPSLLSTIGKPIEQKLQHLKSSYDFTPSQCFPLPEMISDKINVDDFLVSHFDQRRLFIRMKLGSERYVMDLISENNIEFTRLGPLTLQLEADSQLDKIKEIAGHYEVQDLSSQRTIDFFRPEDGDSWWDACAASGGKALLLIEKNPTIRLLVSDIRVSILRNLDERFDKAGIRIPYRKKVIDLTKGAKASIGDEKFDGIIIDAPCSGSGTWGRSPEQMSSFTLEKLKYYSQLQRQILLGVIKHVKIGKPIIYMTCSVYQEENEDHVQFLSENGFQIETMDYLEGSDEGADTLFAARMIRII from the coding sequence ATGAATGTAAAGCGCCTACGCCAACAAATAAGTACTTTTAAAAATATTCTCGACCAATATAGCTTCGATATTCCTCTCTCTCGCTTCTTAAGTAATTACTTTAGAAGGAATAAGCAAATGGGGTCTAAGGATCGAAAAATTGCCCGACGGCTAGTTTTTAACTATTTTAGACTTGGTGTGGCTTTTCCTGATTACGAGTTGGAAGCTAAGTTGGCTATTGCCGAGTATCTGTGCACAAATTCCAGTGATTTTGTCGAGTTGCTCGAGCCGTCATTGTTATCTACTATTGGAAAACCGATAGAGCAAAAACTTCAACATCTGAAAAGTTCATATGACTTTACTCCGAGTCAATGTTTTCCTTTACCTGAGATGATTTCAGATAAGATTAATGTAGATGATTTTTTGGTCAGTCATTTTGATCAACGTCGCTTATTTATCAGAATGAAATTGGGAAGTGAGCGATATGTGATGGACTTGATATCAGAAAATAATATTGAATTTACGAGACTTGGACCTTTGACTCTCCAACTAGAAGCAGATAGTCAGCTCGATAAAATTAAGGAAATAGCAGGACATTACGAGGTACAAGATCTAAGCTCTCAGCGAACGATCGATTTTTTTCGTCCGGAAGACGGAGATAGCTGGTGGGATGCATGTGCCGCATCAGGAGGAAAGGCACTTTTATTAATCGAGAAGAACCCGACTATTCGATTACTTGTTTCGGACATACGGGTCAGTATTCTTCGCAATCTTGATGAGCGATTTGACAAAGCGGGAATTAGAATTCCCTATCGAAAGAAGGTTATCGACCTAACGAAAGGTGCAAAAGCCAGCATAGGTGATGAAAAGTTCGACGGTATTATTATTGATGCTCCGTGCTCAGGATCTGGTACATGGGGAAGATCTCCCGAACAAATGTCGTCATTTACTCTCGAAAAACTTAAATATTATAGTCAATTGCAACGGCAGATTTTACTTGGTGTGATCAAGCATGTAAAGATAGGTAAACCTATTATCTACATGACTTGTTCCGTTTATCAAGAAGAAAATGAAGACCATGTTCAGTTTTTATCTGAAAATGGATTTCAGATAGAAACAATGGACTATTTAGAAGGTAGTGATGAAGGGGCGGACACATTATTTGCAGCTCGTATGATTCGGATCATTTAA